Within the Drosophila melanogaster chromosome 3R genome, the region TTCTCTACGATCTCGTCCACTTCCTCCACTGGTCCAGCAGGCTAGAAggtatatagatatattatTAGGTAATTGGGCAATTATGACAGTCCCAATAATTTACCCTGTTTCGGCGTTGGTATTTAATGTATAGAGGTTTTCCAAGCAGAATCCACGGAATGCAAAGAAGGGCCACCACCAGGAAGATCATCTCCAGATTCTTTTGAATGGGGAACATATTGACATCACAGCCTGGCAGGGCCGTCTCCGTCTTGAAAAGCACCATGTCGATGAACATAATCAGGACTGAGGGCGCACATCCAGGAGTGTCGGCCTCCACGTCTGTTGTTGGACTGTACTTGACCCACTTGTAGAACATCATGAAGCACATGTAGCCGAACATGAGAAGCAGGAAGAGGACCTGGGGCACGAACTGCAGGATGATGTAGGCGTATTTCTTAAAGAATACAAAATTCTCCACCGACATGCACACGCCAAAGACCATGTGCAGCACTCCAAAGATGATCGATAGCTTCATCTTGTAGGTGTTTAGGAAAATGATCTTGTTCGAGGCCGACTGCCAAATGGGATCGATGCCCATTGGGTAAACACCGCGTGTGGCTACCGAGGGGTTCAGCTGCAGCGTGGGATTGGTCAGCACAGTGGTTCGATTGTACACATTGACCCAGCGAGTGCCAAAAACATTAATCGACTTGGAAAAGATGTCGTTATAGTGGAATCCAGTGTACATAGCGAACAGACCCATCAGCATGATAATGTAACGCCCGGCAAAGAAGATGTTCCAGATCTCGCCACCTCGCTTCTTGGACAGCCGTTTTTCGTCGATCACCATCCACAGACCCAGAAGGAAGAGGATTGTTCCGTGGCCCATATCTCCGAACATCACCGCAAACAGGAAGGGGAAAGTGATGCAGGTGTACAGACCAGGGTTCACCTCCCGGTAGCCAGCGATTCCATAGGCATCAATCAAGTTTTGGAAACCACGTGTAAACTTATTGGTCCTGAAGTGGGTTGGTGGCTCCTTCTTGGTGTCCAATACGTTGATGAACGAAGGCACAGTGCTGCCCACACTGGCTGATCCTGCAGCCAGAGCGACCTCGACCAGCTCCAGCTCCCTCTTGGGCACCCAACCTTCGCCAATCAGGCACTTGCTGCCCAGATCCACGTTGAAAAGGTTCAGCGTGTGGTAGATGCCCTTCATTTTCTTGACCATGGCGCTCCAGGTGGGCAGCTGTTTCAAGGCAGCCTGCAGGACGCAGGTCCTGTGGTCACTCGTCTGGTTAATGATAACCTGGAGGTCCTCCAATCGGGTCCTCACATTCTTGACCATCTCCTGGCGCTCGGAGTGTGAGCTGGGACAGGGATACATGTGGGCATGGAAACCAGTGCACACCTTGCGGATTCTGGCCTGCAACTGGTCGCCCTGGAAGAAGACCACGAAGACGCTCTTGTGCAGCACATTGCCCGTCTTGGGATCCGTTAGGGCCACATCAACATCGCATCGGCGAACAAAGACATTGCCCCGGGAAATACGCCACAGCATTCGCTCGAAGGCGTACTCCCTCTCCCTGCTGATCACGCCAGCCACAAATCCCAGATGGCCATTGGACTTCTCTGGATCGCGGTGGGTGCCCATCTTATTCAGATCGAAGTTGTGCGACTCCTGGTCCGAAAAGAATTGATCGGTACGCTCCAGCACTTGGATCATCTCGCTCAGCTCCAAGTAGCTGGTCTGGAGGTTCACATTGTTGGCAGCCAGCTCCAAGATCTCTGTCTCTGTTTTCTCCAGATGCAACTCCAAGTCAATAATCTCACGTGGCTGAGGAGCCGGTGGGAAGTCATCCATTAGATCGAGCACCTTGTGACCCTCCTTGTTCAACTCAGCGGTTACGTAGCGGATCCGGCGCTCCAGTTCATCGCAGCGTCTCACCTCGCCAATAAATTTTCGCTGCTGAGCGTTTATTTTCGCATTCAACTGTTTGAAAGATGGTAAAAGATTTCAGAATCATACCGAGGTCCtcttttcaatttgaaaacGCATAGCTATCAAATTTATATTATCCTTGATGGAAACTTTTTATTGGCAGCACTTACATCACGGAACTGAACACATCCCACCTCGCCCAAGGCGGCAATCGTATCGTAGGCTGCCTCCGGCTGCAGATACATTTGCACCAAGGACATCACCTCGCTGCGGAAGATGCTGTTGCTCTCCTGATTGGAGCCGCAGCTCCACCACTTGGACATGATAGCTGATCCTGTTGATCCTTGCTCCTTGGGTTAAAACAATTCCGGAGTGGGCTCCTCACTTTCGGAGCACAGCTGACGAACTGATCGGTCTGGTCACTTGACTTGGACGAGGAAGGTTCCGTGACAATTGCTGGCCCACGAGCAACTTTACCGGCTTATCAGTGCAGGCGAGTTGCCTCCCCTGGATAAATATTTGGGGAACTTGGTGCCCAATCGAGCCATCCATCAATGTGATGGAATGGCCGTTACCTCAATTGCGATTCCCCTCACCATGACTCTTCCTTATCGGTAGTTACTTTGCCTTTGGCTGTAAAGTTCAACTATTTGGACTTAAAAACCCATTGTCAGTCGCTTACGAATTAATTACCTTCTCAATACATTTACAAATATCTGTATACACATCGGAACTTATGTAAATAATACAAGCTATAACAACAATATGgtctatctgtatctgggcGTGCTGTCCACATTTGTGAACATCCCAAAAGAATgctacaaaaaaattaaatttattaatgtgCAATCTGTATTGTGAGAACATGTAGGGTAGATAAGCTGTGGGGTTTGAGTTTTCAATGAATTCCAACAAGTCTTCGTTCTCTTCTTTGCTGtatatttattacaattagtatttgtataattagtTATTTATAACAATGAATATCAAATTATTGCTTTCGAAAGGGTTTTTGAGAATACTAGGCACAACTCAAAAGAGGAATACTTTGACTACAAATGGAATACACAACGGAGGATACAAAAATGTGGGAAGAGCACCACAATACTGACAATAtccaaaaaattaaacaaaacaaaaacatttaacaAACAATCAAAATAGTTCGGGCTGGGGGTATAATTGTATACACGTTTCCCTAGTTTGAGCACATTTGGATGGGTTTACTCCTCCTCTTCGCCATCGAGAATGGCCTTGAAGCTGAACGGCTGGAAGGCGTAGCCCATTCCCTCGTAGAACTTGCTCATGAACTCCACCCAGTGCAGACGCAGAGTGTGCAGGAAGGCGGACAGACCCTCCATGAGGACCAGGATAGCCAGGGTGAACAAGCACCAGGCGCCGAAGATGATGAACAGACCAATGGCACCGCCCACGCCGGACATCTTAAGGCCCAGGGACAACACCATTTGCCACAGCACCTCGGAGAGCTCTGCAATTTGTGAGTTATTAGTTAGTTAATCAcaaagaatagaatagaatagaatagaatagaatactTACGGGCGTGAGCCAGGGACAGAGCCCAGAGACGCAGATAGGACGCCGTGTGCGAGATGGTACTGAGCACATATTCGATGGTGTGGATGGCTTGATGGATGTAGATTTCGCTCATGGGCTCATCGTCATGGCCATGGGCACCCCCGGCATTCTCCTCGTTTCCAGAGAATCCTGTGGGCAGAGGAGTCTCGCCTTCGGCCAGTTCAATGTTGCCGGTCAACTGACCATTGTGATTGGCCTGCGAGAgaaaattggaaattaataCTGGACCAActtcaaataattaaatgataaACCCACATGAGCCTTGTTTTTGCGAGTGAACTTGATGTACAGGGGCTTGCCCAGAAGCATCCAAGGAATGCAGCACAGGGCGATGAGCACAAAGGCCTTCTGCAACTGGGGCTGTGACTCGAACATGAACTCGTTGCAACCCTTTGGTGGCTCAGTGTTCTTGAACAGCATCATGTTGATGAACATGATCAACACGGAGGGAGCGCATCCAGGAGTTTCTGGCTGGAAGCTAGTCCTAGCGTTATAGCTGAACCACTTGAAGAACCTGCACAAAAAAGCACTCGTTAGATAAGGAAAGGAGTGAGCTATTTACAAGTAAACTCACATCATGAACACCATGTAGCCGAAGAGCAGTAGCAGGAACAGAATTTGGGGCACGAACTCCAGGAAAATGGAGGCATAACGCTTGAAGTGGGTGAAGTTAACGACCGACATGCACACGCCGAAGACCATGTGCAGCACTCCGAAGATGATCGAGAGCTTCATCTTGAAACTGTTGAGGAAGATGATCTTGTTATCAGCCAACTGCCACACGGGATCCATTCCGAAGGGATAGACACCCACGGCGGAGCTGTTGGGCGGCAACTGCAGATTCGGGTTGGTCAGGACAGTCGTTGTGTTGTAGTTGTTGAACCAACGTGATCCAAACAGGTTCATCGACTTGGAGAAGACATCGTTGTAAACCAAACCAGTGTACATGGCAAACAGACCCATCAGCAGAATGATATAGCGACCGCCGAAGAAGATGTTCCAGATCTCACCACCGTTGCGGATGCGAGCCAGCTTGCGCTCGCACAAAACCATCCAAGCTCCAAACAAAACCAGAATAAGGCCGTGACCCAAATCGCCGAACATCACAGCGAAAAGGAAGGGGAAGGTGATGCAGGTGTACAGGGCGGGATTGCACTCTCTGTACGAGGCCACTCCGTAGGCATCAATCAGATTCTGGAAGCCACGGGTAAACTTGTTAGTCCTGTTAAAGGTCGGCGGCTGCTCGTTGGTGTCGATCACGTTCAGGAACGAGGGTATGGTGCTGCCCACTGCAGCAGATCCATCGGACAGAGCCTTTTGGACAACGGGCAAATCATTGGTGGGCACCCAACACTCGCCAATCAGGCACTTCTTGGTCACGTCCATGTTGAACAGATTCAGCGTGTGGTAAATGGCCTTCATCTTCTTGACCATGATCGACCACGAGGGCAGATTCTTGGACACGGTGGCCAGGACGCGGCTACGATGATCCTCCGTCTGGCTAAGGACCAGCTTCAGATCCTCCAGGCGGGTGCGCACATTGCGAACCATTTCCTCGCGCTCGTTGTGCGAGCTGGGACAGGGATACAGCGAGGCGTGGAAGCCAGTGCACACCTTCTTGATACGGTTCTTCAGTTGCTCGCCCTGGAAGAAGGCCACGAAGACGGTCTTGTAGATGGGATGTCCGGTGGCCGGATCGTTCAGCGGCTCGTCCAGATCGGAGCGCTTGAGGAAGACATTGCCCCTGGAGATGCGCCACAGCATACGCTCAAAGGCAAACACTCGCTCCCGGTTAATTACACCGGCAACGAATCCAAGCCGGCCACGGTGTTGAGCAGCAGCATCGTTGTCTCCTCCAGCTCGGTTGGAGGAGTCCAGATTGAGAACCTCCTGGTCGGAGAAGAAGCCCTGCGTGTTCTCCAGCACCTTGCGCAGCTCGGTCAGCTCCAGATAGTTGGACTTCATGTTCACCTCGTTCTGGGCCAGCTCGATCATCTCCGACTCGGTCTTCTCCAGATGCGCCTCCAGATCGATGATCTCGCGTGGATTGGGCGCACGCGGAATGTCATCCTGGATGTCGGGCAGGACGATGCCGTCCTTCTTGATCTCCGTCTCGATGTAGCGGATCTTGCGCTCCAGCTCATCGCAGCGACGCACCTCGGTGACGAACTTGCGCTGGAAGGCGTTCACGTTCACATTCAACTGTTGGTCAAGATAGATATATTATCTGATTAGTCGCGGTATCTCGCAAAGACAATCCGTACTTACGTCGCGGAACTGCACGCAGCCGGTTTCGCCCAGCTCAGATACGGAGGTATACGCGGCCTCCGGCTGAATGAACATCTGGCAGAGTGCCATCTCCTCACTACGGAACATGTCCCCCATCTTGGCGACTGCTTACGTTCCCTGTGGGCGAAAGGAGGATTTTGGGGGTGGAGGTAAGTTTCGGCATTCCGCAGACGTGCAATTAAAACAGGGAAAAGCTGCTTCAGCCAACGACAACGTTTTGTTTTCGCCCTCAGTGAATGTTTTGTCTGGGCCACAATGTCGTATACGATAAACAAGTCGCAGCACTGAGGGAAATAGTCTCAGAAAGTGGGACTTTTGCTATGAAATTATATGTTTCAAACGAAATTCAGATCTATCTATCTGTTATTTgttgaaaaataattgtaatataaaatgaaattatgtaTCTTTTTTActaattcttttttattaatttgattttctataGTTTCtcaaaaaatattcataaattttttttcagtgctaCTTCGCCCGCTATTCAACCCgacatatttatgtatatacgAATTTTGCCGGCTTGCTCtgcaaatcattttatttatttgtctttcatttgttttcctcTGCTGCGGAAAGGCAATCACTCTATTTTCAGCTCCATATGGCGCTCGGACCTGGCCGAAACTCAACACATGTTTTGGCTTTCAGTGCGACTAGAGGAGAGTCAATTATTTGAGGATCCAAATATGTATCGGTTGCTCAATTACAACACCTTGTCACGTTCTAGGCCCCTGAGTTTAACTGCTAAATCACGTAACTTCAAACGGATCGTTAAGTGCAAATGAATTTCAAACTCGTGGCGACTCTTCAAGGTCTTTTCCAATCAAATTGAAGATTGCATGAAATGCTAAACAAGGGAAAAGTACCGAAAAGAATGAGAAAACATTTTGGTATACAAAAGGAGTTAAACATTTTAAGAAAGCAGCAGGAAGTGATTCAATGGTTATCGCACTTTCAAAACGATATACGGAGTGGGATCCAGAAAGAAATCATCATATTATGATGGTATATAGTAATTAACGATCTTTGATATGAACAATCGTTAAGATATTCTATTTTTATGGTCTCATTCATTGctcacatatgtacatatgtctaGGCGCACCAATTTGGGATAGTACCAGTTTATCTTGACTCATTTCTTACTGCGAGGCGCATGTTGTCCCATGTCCCCAAAATGTCATTCCCTGGAGTTGGTAATCTAGAAGGGTGAGCACTTTGCAAGGCCTTTTTCATCGCAATCTTAACTTATTTGCTTGAGTTATCTCCATACCCGCTGCAAAAGTGTTTACGGCCGAATAAAACAGTTCTTATCGCCCATGTCGACCGTAAATGCATTATTTCTACACTTTCCTTCTCAACTCGAAAAATCTGGCAACATAAGCGCATATATGTATCTGCAGATGAGCTAATATAAATTATGGTTCAGCAAATTAACTGATAATTGTAACATTATCAAGAGCGGACTTCTACCAAAAATCGGTGGATCCAGATAATGCCAGTTATTActgtttttgatttaattgagCGGGTGGACTGGTACATCTGTGGTTGGGCGACATATGGTGACCGCGGGGGAGTGGTGGGGCAGGTCCTGGGAAGGGGCATTGGTCCGTAGTCACCAGTCACCAGTCACCATTCCGGTGTCTGCACTCGAGAGCATTCCGCCATTTCGCTGTGTACACACAGACCACAAACACCAAGGTTTGTTGTGACATCATCGGGCCAAACAGTCAACGACACGGCGACGTCAGCCTCGCACATTATCGAACTTTAATGTCTCCCCCGGATCCCCGAGATCCCTGGATCCCGTCCAAGTGGCCAGTCCCTCAATTCGCGACAGCAGGAAAAttagcttttgctttttgcggGACACATAAAACGAATGATGTGTTATTTTATATGTGAACACATTTATGCAGAGGTGGCAGGCATTAAGAACAAAACATTGGGCATTTGTTATCGAGGAAAGATATAGTTGAAAAATCTCTATAGCTCTTAGGCTAATTTTTAATATAGCAGTTTAatgtatttacattttttactTGTTTTTTAAAGAATCTATCAGTAAAAATGGAATCGCATCATTGGTACATTCCCAAGAATTTCCGGAAGATTTTGCTGAGATTTTACAAGCGTTGAATTACCACTTTGTAAGTTTTGGCATCCCACGTTAATATGAATAGTAAACTCTTGCGATTGCACAAATACATCATAATGTTGAAGAATTGTAAAGCCCCATATGTCATACTATAGAATAAAACCCTTGGGTGGCCGCCAAGACAATTGGACAGGAGCCAGTATGGGGACGTCAT harbors:
- the Vha100-4 gene encoding vacuolar H[+] ATPase 100kD subunit 4, with translation MSKWWSCGSNQESNSIFRSEVMSLVQMYLQPEAAYDTIAALGEVGCVQFRDLNAKINAQQRKFIGEVRRCDELERRIRYVTAELNKEGHKVLDLMDDFPPAPQPREIIDLELHLEKTETEILELAANNVNLQTSYLELSEMIQVLERTDQFFSDQESHNFDLNKMGTHRDPEKSNGHLGFVAGVISREREYAFERMLWRISRGNVFVRRCDVDVALTDPKTGNVLHKSVFVVFFQGDQLQARIRKVCTGFHAHMYPCPSSHSERQEMVKNVRTRLEDLQVIINQTSDHRTCVLQAALKQLPTWSAMVKKMKGIYHTLNLFNVDLGSKCLIGEGWVPKRELELVEVALAAGSASVGSTVPSFINVLDTKKEPPTHFRTNKFTRGFQNLIDAYGIAGYREVNPGLYTCITFPFLFAVMFGDMGHGTILFLLGLWMVIDEKRLSKKRGGEIWNIFFAGRYIIMLMGLFAMYTGFHYNDIFSKSINVFGTRWVNVYNRTTVLTNPTLQLNPSVATRGVYPMGIDPIWQSASNKIIFLNTYKMKLSIIFGVLHMVFGVCMSVENFVFFKKYAYIILQFVPQVLFLLLMFGYMCFMMFYKWVKYSPTTDVEADTPGCAPSVLIMFIDMVLFKTETALPGCDVNMFPIQKNLEMIFLVVALLCIPWILLGKPLYIKYQRRNRPAGPVEEVDEIVEKIEVTTGKEIIITEVAEAHESGGHSEEDDEPMSEIWIHQAIHTIEYILSTISHTASYLRLWALSLAHAQLSEVLWTMVLAMGLQMNGYVGAIGLFFIFAVWEFFTIAIMVMMEGLSAFLHTLRLHWVEFMSKFYVGNGYPFTPFSFKDILIVVEDD
- the Vha100-2 gene encoding vacuolar H[+] ATPase 100kD subunit 2, isoform A, whose amino-acid sequence is MGDMFRSEEMALCQMFIQPEAAYTSVSELGETGCVQFRDLNVNVNAFQRKFVTEVRRCDELERKIRYIETEIKKDGIVLPDIQDDIPRAPNPREIIDLEAHLEKTESEMIELAQNEVNMKSNYLELTELRKVLENTQGFFSDQEVLNLDSSNRAGGDNDAAAQHRGRLGFVAGVINRERVFAFERMLWRISRGNVFLKRSDLDEPLNDPATGHPIYKTVFVAFFQGEQLKNRIKKVCTGFHASLYPCPSSHNEREEMVRNVRTRLEDLKLVLSQTEDHRSRVLATVSKNLPSWSIMVKKMKAIYHTLNLFNMDVTKKCLIGECWVPTNDLPVVQKALSDGSAAVGSTIPSFLNVIDTNEQPPTFNRTNKFTRGFQNLIDAYGVASYRECNPALYTCITFPFLFAVMFGDLGHGLILVLFGAWMVLCERKLARIRNGGEIWNIFFGGRYIILLMGLFAMYTGLVYNDVFSKSMNLFGSRWFNNYNTTTVLTNPNLQLPPNSSAVGVYPFGMDPVWQLADNKIIFLNSFKMKLSIIFGVLHMVFGVCMSVVNFTHFKRYASIFLEFVPQILFLLLLFGYMVFMMFFKWFSYNARTSFQPETPGCAPSVLIMFINMMLFKNTEPPKGCNEFMFESQPQLQKAFVLIALCCIPWMLLGKPLYIKFTRKNKAHANHNGQLTGNIELAEGETPLPTGFSGNEENAGGAHGHDDEPMSEIYIHQAIHTIEYVLSTISHTASYLRLWALSLAHAQLSEVLWQMVLSLGLKMSGVGGAIGLFIIFGAWCLFTLAILVLMEGLSAFLHTLRLHWVEFMSKFYEGMGYAFQPFSFKAILDGEEEE